The Schistocerca gregaria isolate iqSchGreg1 chromosome 1, iqSchGreg1.2, whole genome shotgun sequence genome includes a window with the following:
- the LOC126281578 gene encoding tubulin alpha-1 chain-like translates to MRECISIHVGQAGTQIGNACWELYCLEHGIQPDGQMPSDKTIGGGDDSFNTFFSETGAGKHVPRAVFVDLEPTVVDEVRTGTYRQLFHPEQLITGKEDAANNYARGHYTIGKEIVDLVLDRIRKLADQCTGLQGFLIFHSFGGGTGSGFTSLLMERLSVDYGKKSKLEFAIYPAPQVSTAVVEPYNSILTTHTTLEHSDCAFMCDNEAIYDICRRNLDIERPTYTNLNRLIGQIVSSITASLRFDGALNVDLTEFQTNLVPYPRIHFPLVTYAPVISAEKAYHEQLSVAEITNACFEPANQMVKCDPRHGKYMACCMLYRGDVVPKDVNAAIATIKTKRTIQFVDWCPTGFKVGINYQPPTVVPGGDLAKVQRAVCMLSNTTAIAEAWARLDHKFDLMYAKRAFVHWYVGEGMEEGEFSEAREDLAALEKDYEEVGMDSIEGEGEGAEEY, encoded by the exons ATG CGTGAATGTATCTCAATCCACGTTGGCCAAGCGGGAACCCAGATTGGTAACGCATGCTGGGAACTGTATTGCCTGGAGCATGGCATTCAGCCCGATGGGCAGATGCCATCAGACAAAACTATTGGAGGGGGCGATGACAGCTTCAATACATTTTTTAGCGAAACTGGTGCTGGGAAGCATGTGCCACGCGCAGTATTTGTGGACTTGGAACCGACTGTTGTTG ATGAGGTGCGTACTGGTACGTACAGGCAGCTGTTCCACCCTGAGCAGCTGATTACTGGCAAGGAAGATGCTGCAAACAATTATGCCCGTGGTCACTATACAATTGGAAAGGAAATAGTGGATCTTGTGCTGGACCGTATTCGCAAGCTTGCTGACCAATGTACTGGGCTTCAGGGATTCCTGATCTTTCATTCCTTTGGGGGTGGTACTGGTTCAGGCTTTACTTCACTCTTGATGGAACGTCTGTCTGTGGATTATGGCAAAAAAAGCAAACTGGAATTTGCTATTTACCCAGCTCCTCAG GTGTCAACAGCAGTTGTGGAGCCATACAACTCCATCCTTACCACTCACACCACTTTGGAGCATTCAGACTGTGCTTTCATGTGTGATAATGAAGCTATCTATGACATTTGCCGCCGAAACTTGGACATTGAACGGCCGACTTACACCAATCTGAACAGGCTGATTGGCCAGATTGTATCCTCAATCACGGCATCTCTTCGCTTTGATGGAGCTCTTAATGTGGACCTGACAGAATTCCAGACCAACTTGGTTCCATACCCTCGTATCCATTTCCCACTTGTTACCTATGCTCCTGTCATCTCAGCAGAGAAGGCTTACCATGAGCAACTTTCTGTGGCAGAAATAACCAATGCTTGTTTTGAACCTGCCAACCAGATGGTGAAATGTGATCCAAGACACGGAAAGTACATGGCATGTTGTATGCTGTACAGAGGAGATGTTGTGCCGAAGGATGTAAATGCTGCCATTGCAACAATCAAGACAAAGCGAACCATCCAGTTTGTGGATTGGTGTCCAACTGGCTTCAAG GTGGGAATAAATTACCAACCTCCTACTGTGGTACCTGGTGGTGATCTCGCAAAGGTTCAGCGTGCTGTTTGCATGCTGTCAAACACAACTGCCATTGCAGAGGCCTGGGCTCGTCTTGACCACAAGTTTGATTTGATGTATGCCAAGAGAGCGTTTGTCCACTGGTATGTCGGTGAGGGTATGGAGGAAGGAGAGTTCTCAGAAGCCCGTGAAGATCTGGCTGCCCTTGAAAAAGATTACGAAGAAGTTGGTATGGATTCTATTGAAGGAGAAGGTGAAGGAGCTGAAGAGTACTAA